DNA sequence from the Nesterenkonia lutea genome:
GCGCCAGCGGCCGCATCATCCTGGACATCTTCGGCGGTCTCCTGCGCCTCATCTGCGACGTCCGCAGCGTCGTCTTCGACTTCTCCAGCCTCTTCCTGGAGGACTGCTGGATCAACATCCGCGGCCTCTGCGGCCTGTCCCAGTGCTCCTCCGGCAGCGCCGAGGACGCCGGCACCGAGCCAGCCGATCAAGAGCGTCACGCCGACCAGCGAGGTCGCCCAGGTCACCAGTCCGTGGAGCAGCCCGGCTCGCACGGCCAGGGCGCCGGCGACGAATCCTCCGGCGGCCAGCGAGAGCAGGATGGCGACCACGCTCCAGATGCCCACAGCGGCACCGTCCACCTCGGAGAGGCCCAGGGCTGCGCTGATGACCCCGAAGACCAGCAGGACAGCGAGGAACGTGACGGTGCCAGCGAAGATGGCACCCCACGAGGCGTTGGGGGTGCGGGGGCCGCGGTCGACCCCGACGAAGGAGTCCTGCGTGGGGTGGTCCTCGCGGGTCTCGAGTCGCTCGGACCGATCGCGTTCGGTGGTCCGGGCTGGAGTTCGACTGGCCGAAGCCGTCCCCGCGGGCGGGGGCGTCTGGCGATCAGCGGAGCGCACTTCATGGTCCCGGTCGAGGCGGGTGTCTTGTGCGGTTTCGTCATTGCCGTGTCGGTCGTCGGGATGTGCCATGGTCATCGACTTCCTCTCGTCTACGTTTTTGCGTGGACACTTCTCAGCCTAGGGAATGAAGATTCTGGTTCACACCTTGGGGGAGGTATCAATTTGGTCAACCTGATCTGCGACCGGTGCACGGATCAGGAACGGTGAGCAGCCGGAGCAGACGCAGGCAGCAGCGGGACACGGGGCCGAGGAGGAATAGATTCCGCTCCTGCTGGGGTTGCCACAGGTATGCGTGCAATGACCTACTCCGAATACGGCGAACCACACACCCTCGAGATGACCGAGCTTGAACTGCCCAAGGTGGGCCCCGGCGCCGTGCT
Encoded proteins:
- a CDS encoding TIGR04086 family membrane protein, with amino-acid sequence MAHPDDRHGNDETAQDTRLDRDHEVRSADRQTPPPAGTASASRTPARTTERDRSERLETREDHPTQDSFVGVDRGPRTPNASWGAIFAGTVTFLAVLLVFGVISAALGLSEVDGAAVGIWSVVAILLSLAAGGFVAGALAVRAGLLHGLVTWATSLVGVTLLIGWLGAGVLGAAGGALGQAAEAADVDPAVLQEEAGEVEDDAADVADEAQETAEDVQDDAAAGAWWTAAGLIIGAAVAAFAGVAGARTAHTRETEVHADTARRTTR